In the genome of Drosophila pseudoobscura strain MV-25-SWS-2005 chromosome 3, UCI_Dpse_MV25, whole genome shotgun sequence, one region contains:
- the Spn42Dc gene encoding serine protease inhibitor 42Dd isoform X1, translating into MSPMRQFHITISYWLYGTKINSKYLKMTLAEDSRNQFSRELVDAITKNVLQQSSQPGVNTVYSPASIQSCLTLAFMGASGSTAEELRKSLHLGPGDKAHIARSFGEFWTTNCHYGDRGPLLKSLNRLYVNETLELQPEFNVFAWDFFKSKAEPVKFSDAVAVTGQINSWVKEQTEDKIRELLQADAVDQDTSAVLINALYFKGKWKKPFTPEVTQQDDFFLNLRDSVKVDMMYQEDKFKYAELPLLQARAVQLPYENSNISMLIILPDTTCGILDLEERLKSVDLADIEGAMTLDDVDIALPKLTIEFDVDLKNVLNQLGISEVFGNEANLDGLFTTKTGQKISAAKHRGYISINEAGSEAAAATFMKIVPMSLNMSKKLFKVDHPFVFYIRCSQAVFFAGRVVSPSDLKRESIASLDTSSSANISQESK; encoded by the exons ATGTCGCCCATGAGACAATTTCACATCACGATATCATATTGGCTATATGGgacaaaaattaattcaaagTATTTGAAG ATGACGCTGGCCGAGGATAGCAGAAATCAGTTTTCTCGGGAACTGGTGGATGCCATCACCAAGAATGTTCTCCAGCAGAGTAGCCAGCCAGGCGTCAACACAGTCTACTCGCCGGCCTCCATACAAAGCTGTCTGACGCTGGCCTTCATGGGGGCATCCGGATCGACGGCCGAAGAGTTGCGGAAGAGCCTGCACCTGGGCCCGGGCGACAAGGCGCACATTGCCCGATCCTTTGGCGAGTTCTGGACAACCAACTGCCACTACGGCGATAGGGGACCCCTTCTGAAGTCTCTGAACCGCTTGTATGTGAACGAAACACTGGAACTGCAACCGGAGTTCAATGTGTTTGCCTGGGACTTCTTTAAGTCCAAGGCAGAGCCTGTAAAGTTCTCCGACGCCGTGGCCGTGACGGGGCAGATCAACTCCTGGGTAAAGGAGCAGACGGAAGACAAAATCAGAGAGCTGCTGCAGGCCGATGCGGTCGACCAGGACACGAGTGCGGTGCTCATCAACGCTCTGTACTTCAAGGGCAAATGGAAGAAGCCGTTCACTCCCGAGGTCACGCAACAGGACGACTTCTTTTTGAATTTGCGAGACAGCGTTAAGGTGGACATGATGTACCAGGAGGACAAGTTCAAGTACGCCGAGCTGCCCCTCTTGCAAGCACGGGCCGTGCAGCTACCCTACGAGAACTCGAACATCTCCATGCTGATCATCTTGCCCGACACTACGTGCGGCATACTAGATCTGGAGGAGCGCTTGAAGTCGGTGGATCTGGCCGATATTGAGGGGGCCATGACCTTGGATGATGTCGATATAGCCTTGCCCAAGCTGACCATCGAATTCGATGTGGATCTCAAGAACGTACTCAATCAG CTGGGGATATCGGAGGTATTTGGCAACGAGGCCAATCTGGACGGACTCTTCACCACAAAGACGGGGCAGAAGATCTCGGCGGCCAAGCATCGCGGATACATCAGCATCAACGAGGCAGGGTCTGAGGCTGCGGCCGCGACAT TCATGAAAATTGTGCCGATGAGTCTGAACATGAGCAAGAAGCTGTTCAAAGTGGACCACCCATTCGTTTTCTATATACGCTGCAGCCAGGCGGTCTTCTTCGCCGGTCGCGTCGTCTCCCCCAGTGATCTGAAGAGAGAGTCCATTGCATCACTGGACACTTCAAGTTCTGCTAATATCAGCCAAGAGAGTAAATAA
- the Spn42Dc gene encoding serine protease inhibitor 42Dd isoform X2, with product MTLAEDSRNQFSRELVDAITKNVLQQSSQPGVNTVYSPASIQSCLTLAFMGASGSTAEELRKSLHLGPGDKAHIARSFGEFWTTNCHYGDRGPLLKSLNRLYVNETLELQPEFNVFAWDFFKSKAEPVKFSDAVAVTGQINSWVKEQTEDKIRELLQADAVDQDTSAVLINALYFKGKWKKPFTPEVTQQDDFFLNLRDSVKVDMMYQEDKFKYAELPLLQARAVQLPYENSNISMLIILPDTTCGILDLEERLKSVDLADIEGAMTLDDVDIALPKLTIEFDVDLKNVLNQLGISEVFGNEANLDGLFTTKTGQKISAAKHRGYISINEAGSEAAAATFMKIVPMSLNMSKKLFKVDHPFVFYIRCSQAVFFAGRVVSPSDLKRESIASLDTSSSANISQESK from the exons ATGACGCTGGCCGAGGATAGCAGAAATCAGTTTTCTCGGGAACTGGTGGATGCCATCACCAAGAATGTTCTCCAGCAGAGTAGCCAGCCAGGCGTCAACACAGTCTACTCGCCGGCCTCCATACAAAGCTGTCTGACGCTGGCCTTCATGGGGGCATCCGGATCGACGGCCGAAGAGTTGCGGAAGAGCCTGCACCTGGGCCCGGGCGACAAGGCGCACATTGCCCGATCCTTTGGCGAGTTCTGGACAACCAACTGCCACTACGGCGATAGGGGACCCCTTCTGAAGTCTCTGAACCGCTTGTATGTGAACGAAACACTGGAACTGCAACCGGAGTTCAATGTGTTTGCCTGGGACTTCTTTAAGTCCAAGGCAGAGCCTGTAAAGTTCTCCGACGCCGTGGCCGTGACGGGGCAGATCAACTCCTGGGTAAAGGAGCAGACGGAAGACAAAATCAGAGAGCTGCTGCAGGCCGATGCGGTCGACCAGGACACGAGTGCGGTGCTCATCAACGCTCTGTACTTCAAGGGCAAATGGAAGAAGCCGTTCACTCCCGAGGTCACGCAACAGGACGACTTCTTTTTGAATTTGCGAGACAGCGTTAAGGTGGACATGATGTACCAGGAGGACAAGTTCAAGTACGCCGAGCTGCCCCTCTTGCAAGCACGGGCCGTGCAGCTACCCTACGAGAACTCGAACATCTCCATGCTGATCATCTTGCCCGACACTACGTGCGGCATACTAGATCTGGAGGAGCGCTTGAAGTCGGTGGATCTGGCCGATATTGAGGGGGCCATGACCTTGGATGATGTCGATATAGCCTTGCCCAAGCTGACCATCGAATTCGATGTGGATCTCAAGAACGTACTCAATCAG CTGGGGATATCGGAGGTATTTGGCAACGAGGCCAATCTGGACGGACTCTTCACCACAAAGACGGGGCAGAAGATCTCGGCGGCCAAGCATCGCGGATACATCAGCATCAACGAGGCAGGGTCTGAGGCTGCGGCCGCGACAT TCATGAAAATTGTGCCGATGAGTCTGAACATGAGCAAGAAGCTGTTCAAAGTGGACCACCCATTCGTTTTCTATATACGCTGCAGCCAGGCGGTCTTCTTCGCCGGTCGCGTCGTCTCCCCCAGTGATCTGAAGAGAGAGTCCATTGCATCACTGGACACTTCAAGTTCTGCTAATATCAGCCAAGAGAGTAAATAA